A portion of the Edaphobacter lichenicola genome contains these proteins:
- a CDS encoding DUF885 domain-containing protein → MVLVCCLGVAPGVAQKYPKLTAVEPVGPSVEARSKALSALLAEIWEDHLRLSPEFASSIGDKRYNDQLTDYSVKAVNTSLAKGLEYIQRLGEIDTTGLTDQEKLSSELMLRSLIDDQQGAKFKEWEMPVNQFNGFHTDLPQLPTRLQIDSVKDYDDYIARMKKVPTAFSQIMTNMQLGADEGRVPPQYLMEKVLVQTQTLADQKPEESPFALPLKKFPKIVSAEEQKRISTELLAAISTDVLPSYKRFAGFLKAEYIPKSRKDPGVSAIPDGDAYYAFRIRQSTTLNKSAAEIHQIGLDEVKRDEAEMLAIVKSLGFADIKSFSAALKTNPKEHPTSADALLDTYKAYLAGMKPKLPELFGRLPKAPLEVVQMPAYIEKDQAAAFYDNGTPDGSRPGRVDVNTYNFAERSLAPVEAVSYHEGVPGHHLQISIAQELTGLPEFRKFTYYTAYTEGWGLYSERLGKDIGFYKDPYSDYGRLEADIWRAIRLVVDTGVHSQHWTRQQMVDYFHEHSAIDETNIQAEVDRYIAWPGQALGYKMGQLKILELRDRAKTELGPKFDIRAFHDQVLDSGALPMDVLERRIDAWIAAQKK, encoded by the coding sequence TTGGTCTTGGTTTGTTGTCTGGGCGTCGCGCCGGGTGTGGCGCAGAAATATCCCAAGCTGACGGCCGTAGAACCGGTGGGGCCTTCCGTAGAGGCGCGTAGTAAAGCGCTGTCTGCTTTGTTGGCGGAGATCTGGGAGGATCACCTGAGGCTTTCGCCGGAGTTTGCCTCGTCGATCGGCGACAAACGTTACAACGATCAACTGACCGATTATTCGGTCAAAGCGGTCAATACATCGCTGGCAAAGGGGTTGGAGTATATCCAGCGGTTGGGCGAGATCGATACCACCGGTTTGACCGACCAGGAGAAGCTGTCGTCCGAGCTGATGCTGCGCTCCCTCATCGACGATCAGCAAGGCGCAAAGTTCAAAGAATGGGAGATGCCGGTAAATCAGTTCAACGGCTTTCATACCGATCTTCCGCAGCTTCCGACCAGGTTGCAGATCGACTCAGTCAAAGACTATGACGATTACATTGCACGAATGAAGAAGGTCCCGACTGCGTTCTCGCAGATCATGACCAATATGCAGCTTGGCGCGGACGAAGGTCGTGTGCCGCCTCAGTACCTAATGGAGAAGGTGCTGGTGCAGACCCAGACTCTGGCGGATCAGAAGCCGGAGGAGAGCCCGTTTGCACTTCCGTTGAAGAAGTTTCCTAAGATCGTGAGCGCGGAGGAACAAAAACGAATCTCAACGGAGCTGCTTGCGGCCATCTCGACCGATGTGCTGCCGTCATACAAGCGGTTTGCGGGATTTTTGAAGGCTGAATATATTCCGAAGTCGCGCAAAGACCCTGGTGTATCGGCCATCCCGGATGGAGATGCCTACTATGCATTTCGGATTCGGCAGAGTACAACGCTGAACAAATCGGCAGCGGAGATTCACCAGATCGGGCTTGACGAAGTGAAGCGCGATGAGGCCGAGATGCTGGCGATTGTGAAGAGTCTGGGCTTCGCTGACATCAAGAGCTTTAGCGCCGCGCTCAAGACGAATCCGAAGGAACACCCCACATCCGCAGATGCGTTGCTTGATACCTACAAGGCGTACCTTGCGGGCATGAAGCCGAAGCTGCCTGAGCTGTTCGGACGACTGCCGAAGGCTCCGCTCGAAGTCGTCCAGATGCCGGCGTACATAGAAAAAGATCAGGCCGCGGCGTTCTACGATAACGGCACGCCCGACGGGAGCAGGCCGGGACGAGTGGATGTGAACACGTATAACTTTGCAGAACGATCACTGGCTCCCGTCGAGGCGGTGTCGTATCACGAAGGAGTGCCCGGGCACCATCTGCAGATCTCAATCGCGCAGGAGCTGACAGGGTTGCCGGAATTCCGCAAATTTACGTACTACACGGCGTACACCGAAGGCTGGGGGCTCTACAGCGAACGCCTTGGCAAGGACATTGGTTTCTACAAAGATCCTTACAGCGACTACGGTCGGCTGGAGGCGGACATCTGGCGCGCCATACGATTGGTTGTCGACACCGGCGTTCACTCGCAGCATTGGACGCGGCAGCAGATGGTGGATTACTTCCACGAACACTCGGCCATCGATGAGACCAACATTCAGGCAGAGGTCGACCGCTACATTGCGTGGCCGGGACAGGCGCTTGGGTACAAGATGGGCCAGTTGAAGATTCTGGAGCTAAGGGACAGAGCCAAAACAGAGCTGGGACCGAAGTTCGACATCAGAGCCTTTCATGATCAGGTGCTGGACTCTGGTGCGCTACCGATGGATGTGCTGGAACGACGCATAGACGCTTGGATCGCGGCACAGAAGAAGTAG
- a CDS encoding COX15/CtaA family protein produces MAATGAVTVPTKSTMRPEVSRALVRFAWVVVAYNVLVILWGALVRATGSGAGCGNHWPLCNGQVIPLSPRVDTIIEFTHRCMTGGSTFLVIGLLVWTFRGTVKGQAARTLAVVSMVLLLNEAFLGALLVKLGYVTGNQSVGRVVLLSVHLSNTLLLLAALTLTATLLGTGQTSRELGAHGTKKLWALLGLAATLIVGVSGSLAALGDTLFPASSLRAAFAQDFAAGSPWLLRLRGVHPASAIIAALFVFWLVAQARRAGAGRLAGLVLGLLGFQFALGLADVVLLAPVWMQILHLLGADVYWVALVTLAAAVIWPNHNARETYQPI; encoded by the coding sequence ATGGCTGCGACTGGTGCGGTAACGGTGCCAACGAAATCGACGATGAGGCCTGAAGTGTCTCGGGCGCTCGTGCGATTTGCGTGGGTCGTGGTGGCGTACAACGTGCTGGTCATCCTGTGGGGCGCGCTGGTGCGAGCGACGGGCTCGGGCGCTGGCTGTGGAAATCATTGGCCGCTCTGCAACGGTCAGGTAATTCCACTCTCACCACGCGTCGACACGATCATCGAGTTCACGCACCGATGCATGACGGGCGGCTCGACGTTTCTGGTAATTGGGCTGCTGGTATGGACATTTCGGGGGACCGTGAAGGGGCAGGCGGCGCGAACGCTGGCAGTGGTTTCGATGGTGCTCCTGCTGAATGAGGCATTCCTGGGTGCATTGCTGGTGAAGCTGGGATACGTGACCGGCAATCAATCCGTGGGGCGGGTGGTATTGCTGTCGGTCCATCTCAGCAATACGCTGCTGCTATTAGCTGCACTGACGCTGACGGCGACGCTCCTCGGTACCGGACAGACCAGCCGCGAACTGGGGGCTCACGGCACAAAAAAGCTCTGGGCGCTACTGGGTTTGGCTGCGACTCTGATTGTGGGAGTGAGCGGTTCGCTCGCAGCCTTGGGAGATACGCTCTTCCCTGCTTCCTCTCTGCGAGCGGCGTTTGCTCAGGACTTTGCGGCGGGATCGCCGTGGCTCCTTCGCTTACGAGGAGTCCATCCGGCAAGTGCGATCATTGCGGCTCTATTCGTCTTTTGGTTGGTGGCTCAGGCGAGGCGGGCCGGCGCCGGACGACTTGCAGGGCTGGTTTTGGGACTGCTCGGGTTTCAGTTCGCGCTAGGGCTAGCGGATGTCGTATTGCTGGCACCGGTGTGGATGCAGATTTTGCACTTGTTGGGCGCCGATGTGTACTGGGTTGCTCTGGTTACGCTGGCAGCGGCAGTGATATGGCCAAACCACAATGCCCGCGAAACATACCAGCCAATCTGA
- a CDS encoding RNA polymerase sigma factor: protein MNEIPSNWTIIEQDQLISQALERDRPRLRSFIRKHVADTGEAEDILQDVFYELLEAYRLMKPVEHVTAWLYRVARNRMIDLFRRSKPSSLNSPVSAEEDSDTLEDLLPSADAGPEAAYARSLLLDALDEALEELPEAQREVFVAHELMGQSFKDISAETGLSVNTLLSRKRYAVMHLRQSLQSIYENLERNKE from the coding sequence ATGAATGAAATTCCAAGCAACTGGACGATTATCGAGCAAGATCAGCTCATCTCCCAGGCACTGGAGAGAGATCGCCCCAGACTGCGCAGCTTTATCCGAAAGCACGTAGCCGATACAGGTGAAGCCGAGGACATACTTCAGGATGTTTTCTACGAACTCCTTGAAGCGTATCGCCTCATGAAGCCAGTAGAACATGTCACCGCGTGGCTCTATCGTGTGGCGCGTAATCGTATGATCGATCTTTTTCGCAGGAGTAAGCCAAGTTCGCTCAACAGCCCAGTGTCCGCAGAGGAGGACAGCGACACACTCGAAGATCTTCTCCCCTCAGCGGATGCGGGTCCGGAAGCGGCCTACGCACGGAGTCTTCTTCTCGATGCGCTGGACGAGGCTTTAGAGGAGTTACCTGAGGCACAACGTGAGGTGTTCGTTGCCCATGAGTTGATGGGCCAGAGTTTCAAAGATATCTCCGCGGAAACGGGTCTAAGCGTCAACACGCTGCTCTCGCGTAAGCGTTACGCCGTAATGCATTTGCGCCAGAGTCTGCAATCGATCTACGAAAATTTGGAAAGAAATAAGGAGTGA
- the ppk1 gene encoding polyphosphate kinase 1 produces the protein MKKQTTGRSSSAKKTAPIENLFFSRDESWIRFNQRVLEEAQDETNPLLERVKFLAITASNLDEFVEIRVAGFLQRIEDGYNLAQPPDEGGLTPQERLDGLMIRIHEFVNAQYRCLNEQLLPAMQAEKIRILRWSELGDTARKQALDFYENEVDPLLTPVTIDPSHPFPRVLNKALCIGLMLRHKRRGVKAPTSLGVVTVPRALPRLVPLVGTAGNCDFILLHELVESQVERMFRGYEVLSRSAFRVTRNSNLYMQEEESRSVLESVRAELHNRRKGDAVRLEIESSATEEMIERLRINFELEPDQVFKTNGPVNLSRLMNLYSQVKQPLLKYPAFVAKEFKLSPKCTDIFDELRKRDVMLHHPFDSYKTVEEFIGAGAADPLVISMKQTLYRTSTDSSIFKALTEAGQSKEVTVVVELMARFDEDSNIRWARELEDAGVGVFHGIFGLKTHCKLSLLVRRDPDGVVRRYAHLGTGNYNPVTSRFYTDISLLTSKPEITGEVQKVFNYLTAETESESYKPLMVAPLTLADGLVELIEREAAHAKAGRPASIIAKMNGLLDRRTVEALYGASKAGVEIDLIVRGMCSLRPGVKGLSERIRVRSVVGRFLEHSRIFCFANGSKEEIYCGSADWMPRNLIERCEVVFPVTQPDLHKRLREEILMAYLTDNTKARLLQPDGEYVRAPKTGVAFSAQNYLMQVAEGSVEKVSESPKQK, from the coding sequence ATGAAGAAACAAACTACCGGAAGGTCTTCCAGCGCGAAAAAAACTGCGCCGATTGAGAATCTGTTCTTCAGCCGAGACGAGTCATGGATACGTTTCAACCAGCGCGTACTGGAAGAAGCTCAGGACGAGACGAACCCGTTGCTGGAACGGGTCAAGTTTTTGGCAATCACCGCCAGCAATCTGGACGAGTTTGTTGAGATTCGAGTCGCAGGCTTCCTGCAGCGAATCGAAGATGGTTACAATCTGGCGCAACCGCCAGACGAAGGCGGCTTGACTCCTCAGGAACGGCTAGATGGACTGATGATCCGGATCCACGAGTTTGTGAATGCGCAGTACCGTTGCCTGAACGAGCAGCTTCTGCCAGCCATGCAGGCGGAGAAGATCCGAATCCTCCGCTGGAGCGAGCTGGGCGACACAGCGCGAAAACAGGCGCTGGACTTCTATGAGAACGAGGTCGATCCCTTGCTGACTCCAGTAACGATCGATCCTTCGCATCCTTTTCCTCGTGTCTTGAACAAGGCACTTTGCATCGGCTTAATGCTGAGACATAAGCGACGGGGAGTCAAAGCACCGACATCTCTGGGTGTAGTAACGGTGCCTCGTGCTTTGCCACGGCTGGTTCCGTTGGTAGGCACCGCTGGCAACTGCGACTTCATTCTGTTGCATGAGCTCGTCGAATCGCAGGTAGAAAGGATGTTCCGCGGATACGAGGTCCTGTCGCGGTCGGCTTTTCGCGTCACCCGCAACAGCAATCTTTATATGCAGGAGGAAGAGTCGCGTTCTGTACTGGAGAGTGTTCGTGCCGAGTTACATAATCGGCGCAAAGGGGATGCTGTTCGCCTGGAGATTGAGAGTTCCGCTACCGAGGAGATGATCGAGAGGCTAAGGATCAACTTCGAGCTGGAGCCCGATCAGGTCTTCAAGACAAATGGCCCGGTCAACCTCTCTCGGCTCATGAACCTTTATTCGCAGGTAAAGCAGCCCCTGCTGAAGTATCCGGCGTTCGTCGCAAAAGAGTTCAAGCTGAGTCCCAAGTGCACCGACATATTCGACGAGTTACGGAAACGAGATGTCATGCTTCATCATCCTTTCGACTCCTACAAAACGGTCGAGGAGTTTATCGGTGCTGGGGCGGCGGATCCGCTTGTCATTTCGATGAAGCAGACGCTCTACCGGACCAGCACCGATTCGTCGATCTTCAAAGCCTTAACCGAGGCTGGACAGAGTAAGGAAGTTACCGTCGTTGTCGAACTCATGGCGCGCTTCGATGAAGACTCGAACATCCGCTGGGCGCGTGAGTTAGAAGACGCTGGTGTAGGTGTCTTCCATGGCATCTTTGGATTGAAGACTCACTGCAAGTTGTCACTGCTGGTTCGCCGCGACCCGGACGGTGTGGTCAGGCGATACGCGCACCTGGGAACCGGAAACTACAATCCTGTTACTTCGCGTTTCTACACCGATATCAGCCTGTTGACCTCGAAACCAGAGATTACCGGGGAGGTCCAGAAGGTCTTTAACTACCTTACGGCTGAGACTGAGTCAGAGTCTTACAAACCGCTGATGGTCGCGCCGTTGACGCTGGCCGACGGGCTGGTTGAGCTGATCGAGCGGGAAGCGGCTCATGCGAAGGCGGGACGTCCCGCATCCATCATTGCCAAGATGAATGGCCTTTTAGACCGGAGAACGGTCGAAGCGTTGTATGGAGCCTCGAAGGCAGGTGTTGAGATCGACCTGATCGTCCGCGGTATGTGTTCGCTCCGGCCAGGCGTGAAGGGATTGAGCGAGCGGATACGAGTGCGTAGCGTCGTCGGGCGATTCCTTGAACATAGTCGGATCTTCTGTTTTGCCAATGGCAGCAAGGAGGAGATCTACTGCGGAAGCGCGGACTGGATGCCCCGTAATCTCATTGAACGATGCGAGGTGGTATTTCCTGTAACGCAGCCCGACTTGCACAAGCGGCTGCGCGAAGAGATTCTCATGGCCTATCTGACGGACAACACCAAGGCACGACTACTACAGCCTGATGGAGAATATGTGCGTGCGCCAAAGACTGGGGTTGCGTTCAGTGCTCAAAATTACCTGATGCAAGTGGCAGAAGGCAGTGTTGAGAAGGTCTCTGAATCTCCGAAGCAAAAATAA
- a CDS encoding L-fucose/L-arabinose isomerase family protein: MAKQMTMGVIVGNRGFFPSHLATSGRLEMIAALEAVGIKPIVLTPEETAHGAVETYEDAKKCAELFKKHAAEIDGIIITLPNFGEERGLADALRLANLQVPVLIQATPDHAGKMTIAFRRDSFCGKMSICNNLKQYGIPYSLTRLHTEAPDSNEFKADLEWFSGVCRVVRGLKNVRFGAIGARPTAFNTVRYSEKLLERSGITVETLDLSEVMGRIGRMNDNDDAAQTKLAAIRKYIPVGETPDAALLKMAKLGAVIDQWMTASELTVSAVQCWTSIEEFLGIVPCTVMSMMSENLIPSACEVDVLGTLSMYALTLASETPSALLDWNNNYGDNPDKAVCFHCSNLPKHFFNEGVKMDFQQIIAGTVGKENTHGTLDGTVKAGAMSFARFSTDDFAGQITGYVGEGAFTNDPLHTFGGAGVVEIPKMQELLRYICENGFEHHVAANFSTTAAPVFEAASKYLGWKMHWHR; encoded by the coding sequence ATGGCAAAGCAGATGACGATGGGCGTGATTGTAGGCAACCGTGGATTTTTTCCCAGCCACCTCGCCACCAGCGGAAGACTCGAGATGATCGCGGCACTCGAGGCCGTAGGAATCAAGCCCATTGTCCTGACTCCGGAGGAGACCGCGCACGGAGCAGTCGAGACCTACGAGGATGCGAAGAAGTGCGCGGAGCTGTTCAAAAAGCACGCGGCAGAGATCGACGGAATCATCATTACGCTACCGAACTTTGGGGAAGAGCGTGGCCTCGCCGATGCGCTGCGGCTAGCAAATCTTCAGGTGCCAGTACTGATTCAAGCGACCCCAGACCACGCCGGCAAGATGACGATTGCATTTCGCCGCGACAGCTTTTGCGGCAAGATGTCGATCTGCAACAACCTGAAACAGTACGGCATCCCCTACTCACTGACGCGGCTGCACACAGAGGCGCCAGACTCAAACGAATTCAAGGCTGACCTGGAATGGTTCTCGGGCGTCTGCCGCGTTGTGCGCGGCCTGAAGAACGTGCGCTTCGGTGCAATCGGGGCGCGGCCCACCGCGTTCAACACAGTTCGCTACTCGGAGAAATTGCTGGAGCGCTCTGGCATCACCGTCGAAACGCTCGATCTTAGCGAAGTGATGGGGCGAATCGGACGCATGAACGATAACGACGATGCGGCACAGACGAAGCTCGCCGCAATCAGGAAGTACATCCCGGTCGGCGAGACGCCTGACGCTGCACTGCTGAAGATGGCAAAGCTGGGCGCGGTGATCGACCAGTGGATGACCGCAAGCGAACTCACCGTAAGTGCGGTGCAGTGCTGGACCTCGATCGAAGAGTTCCTCGGCATCGTTCCCTGCACCGTGATGAGCATGATGAGCGAGAATCTGATTCCCTCTGCGTGCGAGGTCGACGTGCTGGGCACTCTGAGCATGTATGCGTTGACACTGGCTAGCGAAACACCCAGCGCACTACTGGATTGGAACAACAACTATGGCGACAACCCAGATAAGGCCGTATGCTTCCACTGTTCAAATCTGCCTAAGCACTTCTTCAACGAGGGTGTAAAGATGGACTTCCAGCAGATCATCGCTGGCACCGTGGGCAAGGAGAATACGCACGGCACGCTCGACGGAACAGTGAAGGCCGGAGCAATGAGCTTCGCCCGTTTCTCAACCGATGACTTCGCTGGCCAGATCACCGGCTACGTGGGCGAGGGCGCCTTCACAAACGACCCGCTTCACACCTTTGGTGGAGCGGGTGTCGTGGAAATCCCAAAGATGCAGGAGTTGTTGCGATACATCTGCGAGAACGGATTTGAACACCACGTTGCTGCCAATTTCTCAACCACCGCAGCCCCAGTTTTCGAAGCGGCGAGCAAGTACCTCGGCTGGAAGATGCATTGGCATCGATAA
- the proC gene encoding pyrroline-5-carboxylate reductase, protein MSESYEVSVPPPVMPELRVAVLGAGKMGGILLQAFLKNNLLAPEQIFATVHHAERAQALSAQFGVEVTTDNLAAAQQADVILLGVKPIQVPALIDVIKPALTPKKLVLSFAASVKTRSIEDGAGCELAVIRAMPNTPAMLAAGITALCSGRFVSADQMAIAQRIFQTVGRTVVVDEKHMDAVTGLSGSGPAFLYIIIEALAEAGVNVGLPRDIATLLAAQTTLGSARMVLETGYHPALLKDAVTTPAGCTVDGILELEEGGLRVTLIKAVKRATQRAKELANG, encoded by the coding sequence ATGAGTGAGAGCTATGAGGTTTCGGTTCCGCCTCCGGTGATGCCGGAGTTGCGAGTCGCTGTGCTGGGAGCAGGCAAGATGGGCGGCATTTTGCTTCAGGCTTTTCTGAAGAACAACCTGCTGGCTCCAGAGCAGATCTTCGCCACCGTGCATCATGCTGAACGCGCACAGGCTCTTTCGGCACAGTTTGGAGTCGAGGTGACGACCGATAACCTAGCTGCCGCGCAACAGGCCGATGTGATCTTGCTTGGCGTGAAGCCGATTCAGGTTCCAGCGCTGATCGACGTGATTAAGCCCGCGCTAACTCCTAAAAAGCTGGTGCTGTCGTTCGCGGCTTCAGTGAAGACGCGGAGTATCGAGGATGGCGCTGGTTGTGAGTTGGCGGTAATTCGCGCGATGCCAAACACTCCGGCGATGCTGGCTGCGGGAATTACTGCTCTCTGTAGCGGTCGATTCGTCTCGGCTGACCAGATGGCGATCGCTCAGCGGATCTTTCAGACGGTGGGGCGAACTGTTGTCGTCGATGAGAAGCACATGGACGCGGTGACTGGTTTGTCGGGATCGGGCCCGGCGTTCCTTTACATCATTATCGAGGCGCTCGCTGAAGCTGGCGTGAACGTTGGGCTGCCACGCGATATTGCGACGTTGCTGGCGGCACAGACAACGCTCGGTTCGGCTCGAATGGTTCTCGAGACGGGGTATCATCCGGCGCTGCTGAAGGACGCGGTGACGACACCGGCCGGGTGTACCGTCGATGGGATTCTGGAGCTCGAAGAAGGTGGCCTGCGGGTGACCTTGATCAAAGCGGTGAAGAGGGCGACCCAGCGTGCCAAAGAGTTGGCGAACGGATAA
- a CDS encoding sodium:solute symporter family protein, with amino-acid sequence MHASAAILLMNQQLTRLAPVDILILVLYFALVVFIGFYAKGKANTSEDFFLAGREMTAWIAGLSFVSANLGSLELMGWAGAAYQYGLLAAHWYWIGAIPAMLFLGIVMMPFYYISKTHSVPGYLQLRFGEGARAVSAVSFAVMTILMSGVNMYAMALVMKTVLGWNISFSIWVGAATVALYVMLGGLRSAIINEVLQFVLIWAGAAMIPILGLIEAGGWTKLKAQIAVNVGTTDYGHMWSTLGSFKDNPMGVHWTGIVFGLGFVISFGYWTTDFLVVQRVLSANNLRSAKLAPVIGAAFKMAVPFIVILPGLLALAVLKNADGTIMHLVPERVAATTGQHSYNEVLPLMLIRYCGPGLLGLGITALIAGFMSGMAGNVSAFSTVWTYDLYGAFINKKASDKHYVAMGRWSTVIGMLVSIGTAYLVMNAASIMDYVQALFSFFIAPLFGTVILGMLWKRATHMGGFLGLLAGTVSSVGMFIWVQGDAGALRYIAMSANAKPMAENLYRALWSWIICVVVTVVVSLVTKPVPTAQLAGLVYGVTPIPDDGATTIWQKPIFWAIIVIVVFFVLNLIFW; translated from the coding sequence ATGCACGCTTCTGCAGCGATTTTGCTCATGAACCAACAACTGACGAGATTGGCGCCGGTCGACATTCTTATCCTGGTGCTTTATTTCGCTTTGGTTGTCTTCATCGGCTTTTACGCAAAGGGCAAGGCGAACACCAGCGAAGATTTCTTCCTGGCTGGCCGCGAGATGACAGCGTGGATCGCCGGGCTGAGTTTTGTGTCGGCCAACCTCGGCTCGCTGGAGCTGATGGGATGGGCCGGCGCGGCTTATCAGTACGGCCTTCTGGCGGCGCACTGGTATTGGATTGGGGCGATCCCAGCAATGCTGTTTCTCGGCATCGTGATGATGCCGTTCTACTACATCTCGAAGACACACTCGGTGCCCGGGTACCTGCAGCTTCGGTTCGGCGAAGGCGCGCGAGCAGTGTCGGCCGTGTCGTTTGCCGTGATGACCATCCTGATGAGCGGCGTCAACATGTACGCCATGGCACTGGTGATGAAGACAGTGCTGGGATGGAACATCAGCTTCAGCATCTGGGTGGGCGCAGCAACGGTTGCCCTGTACGTGATGCTTGGCGGCTTGCGTTCGGCGATCATCAACGAGGTGCTACAGTTCGTGTTGATCTGGGCTGGTGCGGCGATGATTCCGATCCTCGGTCTCATCGAGGCCGGCGGATGGACGAAGCTGAAGGCACAGATCGCCGTCAACGTCGGTACGACGGACTACGGGCACATGTGGAGCACGCTGGGCAGCTTCAAAGACAACCCCATGGGAGTGCACTGGACAGGAATCGTCTTTGGACTCGGCTTCGTGATCAGCTTCGGATATTGGACCACCGACTTTCTTGTGGTCCAGCGGGTACTGAGCGCAAATAATCTACGTTCGGCGAAGCTGGCTCCAGTGATCGGTGCGGCGTTTAAAATGGCCGTGCCTTTTATCGTGATTTTGCCTGGGCTGCTGGCACTGGCGGTGTTGAAGAACGCGGATGGCACCATCATGCACCTGGTTCCCGAGAGAGTGGCGGCAACAACCGGACAGCATAGCTACAATGAAGTGCTGCCGTTGATGCTGATCCGCTACTGTGGTCCTGGGCTGCTCGGGCTTGGCATCACAGCCCTGATCGCGGGATTCATGAGCGGCATGGCTGGGAATGTTAGCGCATTCTCTACCGTGTGGACGTATGACCTCTACGGCGCCTTCATTAACAAAAAGGCCAGCGATAAACACTATGTCGCAATGGGACGCTGGTCAACGGTGATCGGCATGTTGGTGTCGATCGGAACAGCCTACCTGGTGATGAATGCTGCCAGCATCATGGATTACGTGCAGGCGCTGTTCAGCTTCTTCATCGCTCCGCTGTTCGGTACGGTGATTCTTGGCATGCTGTGGAAACGGGCAACACATATGGGAGGCTTTCTCGGCTTGCTCGCGGGAACCGTCTCTTCGGTTGGAATGTTCATCTGGGTGCAAGGTGATGCTGGCGCTCTACGCTACATCGCCATGAGTGCAAATGCGAAGCCGATGGCCGAGAATCTCTATCGCGCGTTGTGGAGCTGGATCATCTGCGTCGTCGTCACAGTGGTAGTGAGTTTGGTGACCAAGCCGGTGCCGACCGCGCAACTCGCTGGACTTGTCTATGGTGTGACGCCAATCCCTGACGATGGGGCAACGACGATCTGGCAGAAGCCGATCTTCTGGGCCATTATCGTCATCGTCGTCTTCTTTGTTTTGAATCTGATCTTTTGGTAG